Proteins encoded within one genomic window of Anastrepha ludens isolate Willacy chromosome 4, idAnaLude1.1, whole genome shotgun sequence:
- the LOC128860045 gene encoding mediator of RNA polymerase II transcription subunit 12 isoform X1 yields MDPNSSPWSYAYNRIVPSASSTGSAEDFQHPHLAPAQSLFLQAAHSGIAASFNAAAAGSGSFVSPSPISGYNPVFQQIYHHAAAASAQPKPAHYASSAVNTPVRQIQIPSTLDKQLTNFQNQAAVAVVSSAAAAAANNAASNYYGENSSSSGASPSPTTSAITSTTLSWNAPMISNTFLAMQQQQQQQQQTQQQQHQQQQAQQQQLNLVAEKVQIKQEKPADLKAYNDIIIYQTQLQQQQQLQQQQQQQQQEEANAALDNDGEMYYTIDGKNFKIVRKGQQQQVIQVEQMQQNDVNDTYAAGSTTPALTVAVDNAVSPQVIVYKTGGGGAESPALRRNVAGAGSPASAATVAYSSVIQSTPPQQQQLQQQQHVSACWTKIEDTNGSNDGGASTEDVKNVLQLQVKQENRQLGYVADNEVGESLIFNLPPGLEIKQTLYNPNTGTTIGNATVLQHTQQQQQQQHLLAQQSLYNNNQKLQQQQQQQVEKQRRQHMVANMLVSPTATNNQQQQQQQTAVAQQQQQPQTQSSQSSQIQIIPKVEVEQPKQLPSKPAKTPRKRQPKKTLVTNDYATVRSPQQDVVQHQQQQTQQHHQQQQQQQTQQQQQQQQQQQQQQATYYDFNSKWNTPLKIENNTPSPVAQTPAISIPTYVNPHTAQQQQQHQQQQQQQQQQVQQQQQQQVAAQQQQQIPQPAHMQSSQAQSQAHLTNLSSYYSSTFPQQIASQYSACMQQNAATAGAIQHTLYNLNQQQQQQPPQPMQQSPQQQQQPQPQQQQQQQQPHPQPPPQQAPAQHHQQAPQQPQQQQPSAEATAVVNDPSNKVIVPNIEEELDFLTDAIAPKQGFANSSSNVNNSNGRSATNFGIRHPANEGQSAGSTPVASVVANNGLAGAATSTSLANSVVTPGSERKPVVGTLIGEKKTQFMDSYLKFLQGERDDSPPPAVVKSGRKLNYQRSPSGNTAKRAKPGNGNSDDTANAAAAAGQTNEQPANPQQGAVVDEQTAGLTGDDAHRIKILSQTQILPKKRPQAHMAAAAAAAAAAETSAAATASTASVIQHPPEQQQQIQQHQQQQQQSFRPYGQQHPTQAQPQPQQAQQHPQQQQQQQQQYCAQLGFSGGGGGSSQDPLTLPPRREQGLRKAKQTSMHAMFMSSGSAGGTGATGLADNEDQEPDEFADSDTDPVWTPQEEDSDEGGRNYRRKSSRRNKSAPRKSNYNQPSEQQQQQPQTPLNQVQQQQQQQQQQQPQQQQQQQQTQQQQNVDGYTPNKANASSYANATHDADNFKTGDFIVLRSDLVNDWPIIWQVDTQCILQKYEPFCQNGKMFYRNMSMYSSWNLDSKKLYVKAPVRIQVQSHKETIVEFMRSELLADDTEQFIEKIMEDYLRYRDNFEIYIQTMISQVLDPSFFLEITREKDEYFLGSVRIIDSIMDNCKRKLLSITPWTRSIIVSIETYPKCHVFTEWGQNNLTQKNCGGCHQPGISVRFLLFGNPYHANTMQPVPVDTRLACEKDILLCRICAARADIFHKIAHEKYNLYIHCSRRVAEQQQEYPGKSSTEILNDLLAEHNWVDELFRNMRNSWAEVESLERQKRFREVSQ; encoded by the exons ATGGATCCCAATTCAAGTCCTTGGTCTTATGCTTATAATCGTATTGTGCCATCTGCCTCCAGTACTggttctgcggaagattttcaGCATCCACACTTGGCGCCTGCACAATCCCTATTTCTACAAGCAGCGCATTCAGGCATAGCAGCTAGCTTTAATGCCGCTGCTGCTGGTAGCGGTAGTTTTGTGTCACCCTCACCAATCAGCGGATATAATCCGGTATTTCAACAAATCTACCATCATGCGGCCGCAGCTAGCGCGCAACCAAAACCAGCGCATTACGCCTCAAGTGCGGTTAATACGCCAGTTCGTCAAATTCAAATCCCATCGACGTTAGACAAACAATTGACGAATTTTCAAAATCAAGCCGCTGTTGCTGTTGTATCATCTGCTGCAGCAGCTGCAGCAAATAATGCTGCTTCTAATTATTATGGTGAAAATTCCTCATCAAGCGGTGCTTCCCCATCGCCTACAACATCCGCAATTACATCAACAACGCTCAGTTGGAATGCGCCGATGATATCAAATACGTTCTTGGCaatgcaacaacagcagcagcagcaacagcaaacacaacaacagcaacatcaacagcagcaggcacaacagcaacaattgaatttagtCGCGGAGAAGGTG CAAATCAAACAGGAGAAACCAGCCGATTTAAAGGCTTATAATGACATTATTATTTATCAGACACaactgcaacagcaacaacagctgcaacagcaacagcagcagcagcagcaagaaGAAGCAAATGCTGCATTAGACAACGATGGTGAAATGTACTATACCATTGAtggtaaaaactttaaaattgtaCGCAaagggcaacaacaacaagttatACAAGTTGAACAAATGCAACAGAATGATGTAAATGATACATATGCTGCTGGCAGCACAACACCAGCCCTTACAGTTGCAGTTGATAATGCAGTGTCACCTCAAGTAATCGTCTATAAGACGGGTGGTGGAGGTGCAGAATCGCCAGCCTTGCGGCGGAACGTTGCAGGTGCAGGCTCACCTGCATCAGCAGCCACTGTGGCCTATTCGTCTGTGATACAAAGTACACcgccacaacagcaacagctgcaacaacagcaacacgtTTCTGCGTGTTGGACTAAAATCGAAGATACCAATGGTTCGAACGATGGTGGTGCTAGCACAGAAGATGTGAAAAATGTGCTGCAGCTGCAAGTGAAGCAGGAGAATCGTCAATTGGGCTACGTAGCTGACAACGAAGTAGGTGAAAGTTTGATATTTAACTTGCCACCTGGGCtggaaattaaacaaacgctTTATAACCCAAATACGGGTACTACCATTGGTAATGCAACAGTGTTGCAGCAtacacaacaacagcagcagcaacagcacttGCTTGCACAACAAAGTTTGTACaataataatcagaaattgcaacagcaacaacaacaacaagtcgaAAAGCAACGGCGCCAACATATGGTAGCAAATATGCTGGTGTCGCCAACGGCTACTAAtaatcaacagcaacaacagcagcaaaccGCCGTcgcgcaacagcagcagcaaccacAAACTCAATCTTCCCAATCGTCACAGATTCAAATCATACCGAAG GTTGAAGTGGAACAGCCAAAACAGCTGCCTTCAAAGCCTGCCAAAACGCCGCGCAAGCGTCAACCGAAAAAGACGCTCGTCACCAATGATTATGCTACGGTACGCAGCCCTCAGCAGGATGTTGTGCAgcaccaacaacagcaaacacagcagcaccatcagcagcagcaacaacagcagacgcaacagcagcaacaacagcaacagcagcagcaacaacaacaagctacATACTATGATTTTAACAGTAAATGGAATACGCCACTGAAGATCGAGAATAATACGCCGTCACCGGTAGCGCAGACGCCCGCCATTAGCATACCAACGTATGTGAATCCACACACcgcacaacagcagcagcagcaccagcaacagcaacaacagcagcaacagcaagtgcaacagcagcaacagcaacaagtcgccgcacaacaacagcaacaaataccACAACCGGCGCATATGCAATCATCACAGGCGCAATCACAAGCGCATCTAACGAATTTATCTTCGTATTACTCGAGCACATTTCCACAACAAATTGCTTCACAGTACTCGGCATGCATGCAacagaatgccgcaaccgcagGCGCCATACAACATACGCTTTATAATCTcaatcagcagcagcaacagcagccgcCGCAGCCCATGCAACAGTcaccgcagcagcagcagcagccgcagccgcagcagcaacaacaacaacaacaaccacatccACAACCGCCGCCGCAGCAAGCACCGGCGCAACATCATCAACAGGCACCCCAACagccacaacaacagcagccCAGCGCGGAAGCAACGGCGGTTGTGAATGATCCAAGCAATAAAGTGATTGTGCCCAATATCGAAGAGGAGTTGGATTTTCTAACTGACGCGATAGCGCCAAAGCAGGGCTTTGCGAACTCATCTTCAAACGTGAACAACAGCAATGGGCGCAGTGCCACCAATTTTGGCATACGCCATCCGGCAAATGAGGGACAAAGTGCTGGTAGCACACCAGTGGCCAGCGTGGTTGCAAATAACGGCTTGGCTGGCGCAGCGACGAGTACATCTTTAGCTAACAGTGTGGTGACGCCAGGTAGCGAACGTAAGCCGGTTGTTGGCACTTTGATCGGCGAGAAGAAAACACAATTCATGGACAGCTATTTGAAGTTCCTTCAAGGTGAGCGTGACGATTCACCACCACCGGCTGTAGTGAAAAGCGGCCGCAAGCTGAACTATCAACGTTCGCCGAGTGGCAATACCGCGAAACGTGCAAAACCGGGCAATGGGAATAGCGATGATACAGcaaatgctgctgctgctgcaggcCAAACGAATGAGCAACCAGCGAACCCACAGCAAGGCGCCGTTGTTGACGAACAAACCGCTGGTTTAACGGGAGACGACGCACATCGCATTAAAATACTCTCACAAACGCAAATATTGCCGAAGAAGCGACCACAAGCTCACATGGCAGCCGCAGCGGCAGCTGCTGCCGCAGCCGaaacatcagcagcagcaacggCAAGCACTGCATCGGTTATTCAACATCCACCCgaacagcagcagcaaatacaacaacatcagcaacagcagcagcaatcaTTCCGGCCGTACGGTCAACAGCATCCAACACAAGCACAGCCACAACCGCAGCAGGCACAGCAAcatccacaacaacaacaacagcagcagcagcaatactGTGCACAATTGGGCTTCAGCGGTGGCGGCGGCGGCAGCAGTCAAG ATCCACTCACATTGCCGCCACGACGCGAGCAAGGTCTACGCAAAGCGAAACAGACTAGCATGCATGCCATGTTCATGAGCTCGGGCAGTGCTGGCGGCACTGGCGCTACGGGCTTGGCTGATAATGAAGATCAAGAGCCCGATGAATTTGCGGACTCGGACACAGATCCCGTGTGGACGCCACAAGAAGAGGAT AGCGATGAAGGCGGCAGAAACTATCGCCGAAAATCATCGCGTCGCAATAAGAGTGCACCACGCAAGTCAAACTACAATCAGCCGtcagagcagcagcagcagcaaccacAAACGCCACTTAAtcaagtacaacaacaacaacaacagcagcagcaacaacagccacagcagcagcaacaacaacaacagactcAGCAGCAACAAAATGTTGATGGCTATACGCCGAATAAGGCCAATGCCTCTTCGTATGCCAATGCTACGCACGATGCGGATAATTTTAag ACCGGTGATTTTATTGTTCTACGTTCGGATTTGGTCAACGATTGGCCCATAATTTGGCAAGTGGACACTCAATGCATTCTACAAAAATATGAGCCATTCTGTCAGAATGGTAAAATGTTTTATCGCAACATGTCAATG TATTCGTCTTGGAATCTTGATTCAAAGAAGCTGTATGTTAAGGCGCCTGTGCGCATACAAGTACAATCGCACAAAGAGACTATAGTAGAATTTATGCGTTCCGAGCTGTTAGCCGATGATACCGAACAATTCATTGAGAAAATTATGGAGGATTATTTGCGTTATCGTGATAATTTTGAAATCTACATACAAACAATGATATCGCAAGTGCTGGATCCCAGTTTTTTCTTGGAAATAACCAGAGAAAAGG ATGAATACTTTCTGGGTAGCGTGCGTATCATCGATAGCATTATGGACAATTGTAAACGTAAACTACTCTCAATTACACCCTGGACGCGCAGTATTATTGTTTCAATTGAAACGTACCCGAAATGCCATGTATTCACTGAGTGGGGTCAAAATAACTTGACACAAAAGAATTGCGGTGGATGTCATCAGCCAGGCATATCGGTGCGTTTCCTGCTCTTTGGCAATCCCTATCATGCCAACACCATGCAACCGGTGCCAGTTGATACGCGTTTGGCTTGTGAGAAG GACATACTCTTATGTCGCATTTGTGCCGCGCGTGCTGACATTTTCCATAAGATTGCGCATGAGAAGTATAATTTGTATATACACTGTTCGAGACGTGTTGCCGAGCAACAACAGGAATACCCGGGTAAATCGTCTACGGAAATTTTAAATGATCTACTCGCCGAACACAACTGGGTGGATGAG
- the LOC128860045 gene encoding glutamine and serine-rich protein 1 isoform X2: protein MDPNSSPWSYAYNRIVPSASSTGSAEDFQHPHLAPAQSLFLQAAHSGIAASFNAAAAGSGSFVSPSPISGYNPVFQQIYHHAAAASAQPKPAHYASSAVNTPVRQIQIPSTLDKQLTNFQNQAAVAVVSSAAAAAANNAASNYYGENSSSSGASPSPTTSAITSTTLSWNAPMISNTFLAMQQQQQQQQQTQQQQHQQQQAQQQQLNLVAEKVVEVEQPKQLPSKPAKTPRKRQPKKTLVTNDYATVRSPQQDVVQHQQQQTQQHHQQQQQQQTQQQQQQQQQQQQQQATYYDFNSKWNTPLKIENNTPSPVAQTPAISIPTYVNPHTAQQQQQHQQQQQQQQQQVQQQQQQQVAAQQQQQIPQPAHMQSSQAQSQAHLTNLSSYYSSTFPQQIASQYSACMQQNAATAGAIQHTLYNLNQQQQQQPPQPMQQSPQQQQQPQPQQQQQQQQPHPQPPPQQAPAQHHQQAPQQPQQQQPSAEATAVVNDPSNKVIVPNIEEELDFLTDAIAPKQGFANSSSNVNNSNGRSATNFGIRHPANEGQSAGSTPVASVVANNGLAGAATSTSLANSVVTPGSERKPVVGTLIGEKKTQFMDSYLKFLQGERDDSPPPAVVKSGRKLNYQRSPSGNTAKRAKPGNGNSDDTANAAAAAGQTNEQPANPQQGAVVDEQTAGLTGDDAHRIKILSQTQILPKKRPQAHMAAAAAAAAAAETSAAATASTASVIQHPPEQQQQIQQHQQQQQQSFRPYGQQHPTQAQPQPQQAQQHPQQQQQQQQQYCAQLGFSGGGGGSSQDPLTLPPRREQGLRKAKQTSMHAMFMSSGSAGGTGATGLADNEDQEPDEFADSDTDPVWTPQEEDSDEGGRNYRRKSSRRNKSAPRKSNYNQPSEQQQQQPQTPLNQVQQQQQQQQQQQPQQQQQQQQTQQQQNVDGYTPNKANASSYANATHDADNFKTGDFIVLRSDLVNDWPIIWQVDTQCILQKYEPFCQNGKMFYRNMSMYSSWNLDSKKLYVKAPVRIQVQSHKETIVEFMRSELLADDTEQFIEKIMEDYLRYRDNFEIYIQTMISQVLDPSFFLEITREKDEYFLGSVRIIDSIMDNCKRKLLSITPWTRSIIVSIETYPKCHVFTEWGQNNLTQKNCGGCHQPGISVRFLLFGNPYHANTMQPVPVDTRLACEKDILLCRICAARADIFHKIAHEKYNLYIHCSRRVAEQQQEYPGKSSTEILNDLLAEHNWVDELFRNMRNSWAEVESLERQKRFREVSQ from the exons ATGGATCCCAATTCAAGTCCTTGGTCTTATGCTTATAATCGTATTGTGCCATCTGCCTCCAGTACTggttctgcggaagattttcaGCATCCACACTTGGCGCCTGCACAATCCCTATTTCTACAAGCAGCGCATTCAGGCATAGCAGCTAGCTTTAATGCCGCTGCTGCTGGTAGCGGTAGTTTTGTGTCACCCTCACCAATCAGCGGATATAATCCGGTATTTCAACAAATCTACCATCATGCGGCCGCAGCTAGCGCGCAACCAAAACCAGCGCATTACGCCTCAAGTGCGGTTAATACGCCAGTTCGTCAAATTCAAATCCCATCGACGTTAGACAAACAATTGACGAATTTTCAAAATCAAGCCGCTGTTGCTGTTGTATCATCTGCTGCAGCAGCTGCAGCAAATAATGCTGCTTCTAATTATTATGGTGAAAATTCCTCATCAAGCGGTGCTTCCCCATCGCCTACAACATCCGCAATTACATCAACAACGCTCAGTTGGAATGCGCCGATGATATCAAATACGTTCTTGGCaatgcaacaacagcagcagcagcaacagcaaacacaacaacagcaacatcaacagcagcaggcacaacagcaacaattgaatttagtCGCGGAGAAGGTG GTTGAAGTGGAACAGCCAAAACAGCTGCCTTCAAAGCCTGCCAAAACGCCGCGCAAGCGTCAACCGAAAAAGACGCTCGTCACCAATGATTATGCTACGGTACGCAGCCCTCAGCAGGATGTTGTGCAgcaccaacaacagcaaacacagcagcaccatcagcagcagcaacaacagcagacgcaacagcagcaacaacagcaacagcagcagcaacaacaacaagctacATACTATGATTTTAACAGTAAATGGAATACGCCACTGAAGATCGAGAATAATACGCCGTCACCGGTAGCGCAGACGCCCGCCATTAGCATACCAACGTATGTGAATCCACACACcgcacaacagcagcagcagcaccagcaacagcaacaacagcagcaacagcaagtgcaacagcagcaacagcaacaagtcgccgcacaacaacagcaacaaataccACAACCGGCGCATATGCAATCATCACAGGCGCAATCACAAGCGCATCTAACGAATTTATCTTCGTATTACTCGAGCACATTTCCACAACAAATTGCTTCACAGTACTCGGCATGCATGCAacagaatgccgcaaccgcagGCGCCATACAACATACGCTTTATAATCTcaatcagcagcagcaacagcagccgcCGCAGCCCATGCAACAGTcaccgcagcagcagcagcagccgcagccgcagcagcaacaacaacaacaacaaccacatccACAACCGCCGCCGCAGCAAGCACCGGCGCAACATCATCAACAGGCACCCCAACagccacaacaacagcagccCAGCGCGGAAGCAACGGCGGTTGTGAATGATCCAAGCAATAAAGTGATTGTGCCCAATATCGAAGAGGAGTTGGATTTTCTAACTGACGCGATAGCGCCAAAGCAGGGCTTTGCGAACTCATCTTCAAACGTGAACAACAGCAATGGGCGCAGTGCCACCAATTTTGGCATACGCCATCCGGCAAATGAGGGACAAAGTGCTGGTAGCACACCAGTGGCCAGCGTGGTTGCAAATAACGGCTTGGCTGGCGCAGCGACGAGTACATCTTTAGCTAACAGTGTGGTGACGCCAGGTAGCGAACGTAAGCCGGTTGTTGGCACTTTGATCGGCGAGAAGAAAACACAATTCATGGACAGCTATTTGAAGTTCCTTCAAGGTGAGCGTGACGATTCACCACCACCGGCTGTAGTGAAAAGCGGCCGCAAGCTGAACTATCAACGTTCGCCGAGTGGCAATACCGCGAAACGTGCAAAACCGGGCAATGGGAATAGCGATGATACAGcaaatgctgctgctgctgcaggcCAAACGAATGAGCAACCAGCGAACCCACAGCAAGGCGCCGTTGTTGACGAACAAACCGCTGGTTTAACGGGAGACGACGCACATCGCATTAAAATACTCTCACAAACGCAAATATTGCCGAAGAAGCGACCACAAGCTCACATGGCAGCCGCAGCGGCAGCTGCTGCCGCAGCCGaaacatcagcagcagcaacggCAAGCACTGCATCGGTTATTCAACATCCACCCgaacagcagcagcaaatacaacaacatcagcaacagcagcagcaatcaTTCCGGCCGTACGGTCAACAGCATCCAACACAAGCACAGCCACAACCGCAGCAGGCACAGCAAcatccacaacaacaacaacagcagcagcagcaatactGTGCACAATTGGGCTTCAGCGGTGGCGGCGGCGGCAGCAGTCAAG ATCCACTCACATTGCCGCCACGACGCGAGCAAGGTCTACGCAAAGCGAAACAGACTAGCATGCATGCCATGTTCATGAGCTCGGGCAGTGCTGGCGGCACTGGCGCTACGGGCTTGGCTGATAATGAAGATCAAGAGCCCGATGAATTTGCGGACTCGGACACAGATCCCGTGTGGACGCCACAAGAAGAGGAT AGCGATGAAGGCGGCAGAAACTATCGCCGAAAATCATCGCGTCGCAATAAGAGTGCACCACGCAAGTCAAACTACAATCAGCCGtcagagcagcagcagcagcaaccacAAACGCCACTTAAtcaagtacaacaacaacaacaacagcagcagcaacaacagccacagcagcagcaacaacaacaacagactcAGCAGCAACAAAATGTTGATGGCTATACGCCGAATAAGGCCAATGCCTCTTCGTATGCCAATGCTACGCACGATGCGGATAATTTTAag ACCGGTGATTTTATTGTTCTACGTTCGGATTTGGTCAACGATTGGCCCATAATTTGGCAAGTGGACACTCAATGCATTCTACAAAAATATGAGCCATTCTGTCAGAATGGTAAAATGTTTTATCGCAACATGTCAATG TATTCGTCTTGGAATCTTGATTCAAAGAAGCTGTATGTTAAGGCGCCTGTGCGCATACAAGTACAATCGCACAAAGAGACTATAGTAGAATTTATGCGTTCCGAGCTGTTAGCCGATGATACCGAACAATTCATTGAGAAAATTATGGAGGATTATTTGCGTTATCGTGATAATTTTGAAATCTACATACAAACAATGATATCGCAAGTGCTGGATCCCAGTTTTTTCTTGGAAATAACCAGAGAAAAGG ATGAATACTTTCTGGGTAGCGTGCGTATCATCGATAGCATTATGGACAATTGTAAACGTAAACTACTCTCAATTACACCCTGGACGCGCAGTATTATTGTTTCAATTGAAACGTACCCGAAATGCCATGTATTCACTGAGTGGGGTCAAAATAACTTGACACAAAAGAATTGCGGTGGATGTCATCAGCCAGGCATATCGGTGCGTTTCCTGCTCTTTGGCAATCCCTATCATGCCAACACCATGCAACCGGTGCCAGTTGATACGCGTTTGGCTTGTGAGAAG GACATACTCTTATGTCGCATTTGTGCCGCGCGTGCTGACATTTTCCATAAGATTGCGCATGAGAAGTATAATTTGTATATACACTGTTCGAGACGTGTTGCCGAGCAACAACAGGAATACCCGGGTAAATCGTCTACGGAAATTTTAAATGATCTACTCGCCGAACACAACTGGGTGGATGAG
- the LOC128860051 gene encoding clathrin light chain — protein sequence MDFGDDFAPKEEVDPAAEFLAREQSVLGDLESEIVPPSDAVVSAPPSTDGGNGLLGSEELAPNAVSGGLGSSTGSFEMIGGESNEPVGISGPPPSRIEPEKIRKWREEQKQRLEEKDREEERKKEELRQQAKQELEDWLRQTEESIAKTKAASRSAEKQAAALENGGPMEPGTEWERISKLCDFNPKVNKSGKDVSRMRSIYLHLKQNPIPLRKTA from the coding sequence ATGGATTTTGGTGATGATTTTGCCCCTAAAGAGGAGGTTGATCCCGCAGCTGAGTTTTTGGCACGTGAACAATCAGTACTAGGTGATCTCGAATCCGAAATAGTACCTCCTTCGGATGCGGTTGTCAGTGCACCACCCAGCACAGATGGTGGCAATGGACTGCTAGGCAGTGAGGAGCTTGCACCTAATGCGGTTAGTGGTGGACTCGGCTCATCCACCGGTAGTTTTGAAATGATTGGCGGTGAATCAAATGAACCAGTCGGTATTTCGGGGCCCCCACCTTCCCGAATAGAACcggagaaaataagaaaatggcgTGAAGAACAAAAACAGCGTCTCGAAGAGAAAGATCGTGAAGAAGAACGTAAGAAGGAAGAGTTGCGCCAGCAAGCAAAACAAGAATTGGAGGATTGGTTGCGTCAAACGGAAGAATCTATTGCTAAAACCAAAGCTGCGTCACGCAGCGCTGAAAAGCAGGCGGCGGCACTTGAGAATGGTGGCCCCATGGAGCCAGGTACTGAGTGGGAGCGTATTTCCAAGTTATGCGATTTCAATCCAAAAGTGAACAAATCCGGCAAAGATGTGTCACGTATGCGGTCGATATACCTGCATTTGAAACAAAATCCAATCCCACTGCGTAAGACAGCCTAA
- the LOC128860050 gene encoding deoxycytidylate deaminase — MPYIQTMTNHDHDDLPPTPKSNSSNSSSNSPNSDGPSRPSSDLRDASPLTAFRSLSLSTCEQENKGFVNLLTDENFHSEIVKLVMKYETNLDNRNQHCITVDQNRIINVGDNNLLRDHEFLMDIAILASTHSGDPKTKVGACIVDKKNRIIGIGYNHFPPNYTNQPYPWGKDKDKLKNKLTYVIHAESDAIIGPQPTDLHGATIYSTLMPCNECAKLIIQSGIRKVYYLNSKIFEKWIYKASRHMLQAAQVTLLKLEERTTKRLKD, encoded by the exons atg ccatatatacaaacaatgacAAATCACGATCATGACGATTTGCCCCCTACACCCAAATCTAACTCAtcaaacagcagcagcaacagcccTAATAGTGACGGACCCAGCCGGCCAAGCTCCGATTTGCGTGATGCATCACCTCTAACCGCTTTTCGCTCACTTTCGCTGTCGACATGTGAACAGGAAAATAAAGGATTTGTGAATCTGTTAACAGATGAAAATTTTCATAGTGAAATTGTCAAACTCGTTATGAAATATGAAACTAATTTAGACAATCGAAACCAGCATTGCATAACGGTTGATCAAAATCGCATTATAAATGTAGGCGATAATAATTTACTAAGAGATCATGAATTCCTCATGGACATAGCAATACTGGCCTCAACACACAGTGGGGATCCCAAAACGAAAGTTGGTGCTTGTATTGTTGATAAGAAAAATCGCATTATTGGCATTGGCTACAATCATTTTCCACCGAACTACACGAATCAGCCGTATCCatggggcaaggacaaagataaattaaaaaataaactcacaTATGTCATACATGCCGAATCGGATGCCATTATCGGACCGCAGCCAACTGATTTGCACGGCGCTACGATATACTCGACACTAATGCCTTGCAATGAATGCGCCAAACTTATTATACAATCCGGTATACGGAAAGTTTACTATCttaattcgaaaattttcgagAAGTGGATATACAAGGCCTCACGCCACATGTTGCAAGCCGCACAGGTAACATTGCTGAAATTGGAGGAGCGCACTACCAAACGTTTGAAGGattga